In the genome of Spea bombifrons isolate aSpeBom1 chromosome 11, aSpeBom1.2.pri, whole genome shotgun sequence, one region contains:
- the ATAD1 gene encoding outer mitochondrial transmembrane helix translocase, giving the protein MVPTDAFSRSLSRNEVIGLIFRLTIFGAVTYYTIKWMVDAVDPTRKQKVEAQKQAEKLMRQIGVKNVKLTEYELSIAAHLVDPLSVQVTWSDVAGLDDVITDLKNTVILPIRKKHLFANSRLLQPPKGVLLYGPPGCGKTLIAKATAKEAGCRFINLQPSTLTDKWYGESQKLAASVFSLAVKLQPAIIFIDEIDSFLRSRSSSDHEATAMMKAQFMSLWDGLDTDHSCQVVVMGATNRPQDIDAAILRRMPTRFHISQPSLAQREAILGLILKNENVDEDLDLMEIANHTEGFSGSDLKEMCRDAALLCVREYAANCSEDGFYEDFRPIQKQDLIMAIDKMKKSKKASNQSILMHVSLD; this is encoded by the exons ATGGTTCCTACGGATGCCTTCTCTCGTAGTTTGAGTCGGAATGAAGTCATTGGTCTTATTTTCCGACTGACGATATTTGGAGCCGTTACATATTATACCATAAAATGGATGGTAGACGCTGTTGATCCGACCAGAAAACAGAAAGTCGAAGCCCAGAAACAG GCTGAGAAGCTGATGCGGCAGATTGGCGTGAAGAACGTGAAACTCACAGAATATGAACTGAGCATCGCGGCTCATCTCGTGGACCCGCTCAGTGTGCAG GTAACCTGGAGTGATGTGGCAGGTCTCGATGATGTCATAACAGATCTGAAAAACACCGTAATACTTCCTATAAGAAAGAAACACCTGTTTGCGAATTCCAGACTGCTGCAGCCCCCTAAAG gaGTCCTTCTTTATGGCCCTCCAGGGTGCGGTAAAACTCTCATTGCAAAAGCCACAGCCAAAGAAGCCGGATGCCGCTTCATTAATCTCCAGCCGTCCACGCTGACGGACAAGTGGTACGGAGAGTCTCAGAAACTGGCAGCGTCCGTCTTCTCTTTGGCCGTAAAGCTCCAGCCAGCCATAATTTTCATTGATGAAATAG ATTCTTTCCTCCGAAGCCGTTCTAGCTCCGACCATGAAGCCACGGCCATGATGAAAGCTCAGTTCATGAGTCTCTGGGATGGGTTGGATACAGACCACAGTTGTCAG GTTGTTGTCATGGGAGCCACTAACCGACCTCAGGATATCGATGCAGCGATATTACGAAGAATGCCAACCAGATTCCATATCAGTCAACCG TCCCTCGCACAGCGTGAGGCAATTCTTGGTCTGAtcctgaaaaatgaaaat GTGGATGAAGACTTGGACCTGATGGAGATTGCCAACCACACCGAAGGATTCTCTGGCAGTGacctgaaggaaatgtgtcgcGATGCCGCTCTGCTTTGCGTCCGAGAATATGCAGCCAATTGTTCAGAAGATGG cttttatgaggactTTCGACCTATACAAAAGCAGGATTTAATAATGGCCATTGACAAAATGAAGAAATCCAAAAAAGCATCGAACCAGAGCATTCTGATGCACGTCAGTTTGGACTAA
- the PAPSS2 gene encoding bifunctional 3'-phosphoadenosine 5'-phosphosulfate synthase 2 isoform X2, with protein MSKTGQVQKSTNVVYQSHHVSRSKRGQVVGTRGGFRGCTVWLTGLSGAGKTTLGFALEEYLVSHAIPCYSLDGDNIRHGLNKNLGFSSEDREENIRRIAEVAKLFADAGLVCITSFISPYMKDREDARKIHEAAGLPFFEIFVDAPLNICESRDVKGLYKKARAGEIKGFTGIDSEYEKPEAPELVLKTNVHGVNECIQQIVELLQEQSIVPSGATKDIHELFVPENKLKEARIEADKLPSVEITKVDLQWVQILSEGWATPLKGFMREREYLQVLHFDTLLDGGVINLSIPIVLPVSTEDKERLSDTKAFALEYQGRKVAILRNPEFYEHRKEERCARVWGTTCAQHPHVKMVLECGDWLVGGELEVLERIRWGDGLDQYRLTPLELKQKAKEMNADAVFAFQLRNPVHNGHALLMQDTRRHLLSRGYKCPMLLLHPLGGWTKDDDVPLDWRMKQHAAVLEEGVLDPKSTIVAIFPSPMLYAGPTEVQWHCRARMIAGSNFYIVGRDPAGMPHPETKQDLYEPTHGGKVLSMAPGLTSVEIIPFRVAAYNKTTKSMEFYDRERHNEFDFISGTRMRKLAREGENPPDGFMAPKAWKVLTDYYCSLEKNH; from the exons GGTCAGGTACAGAAGTCCACAAATGTGGTTTATCAGTCCCACCATGTCAGCAGAAGTAAAAGAGGACAAGTTGTGGGCACCAGAGGAGGCTTCCGAGGCTGCACGGTTTGGCTTACAG GTTTGTCAGGTGCTGGTAAAACAACCCTCGGTTTTGCTCTTGAAGAATATCTGGTGTCACATGCCATTCCATGCTACTCCCTTGATGGAGATAACATCCGTCATGGGTTGAATAAAAATCTTGGTTTTAGTTCTGAGGACCGAGAGGAGAACATCCGACGTATCGCCGAGGTCGCCAAGCTGTTTGCAGATGCTGGACTTGTCTGCATCACTAGCTTCATCTCACCGTACATGAAG GATCGTGAAGATGCACGTAAGATACATGAAGCTGCAGGACTTCCATTTTTTGAGATCTTCGTAGATGCCCcgttaaatatttgtgaaagcAGAGATGTTAAAGGGCTATACAAAAAAGCCAGGGCTGGTGAAATCAAAG GATTCACAGGAATTGACTCAGAATATGAAAAGCCAGAGGCCCCAGAACTTGTGTTGAAGACCAATGTCCACGGTGTGAATGAATGTATTCAGCAGATAGTGGAGCTCTTACAAGAACAG tctATTGTCCCATCTGGAGCCACAAAGGACATCCATGAATTGTTTGTGCCAGAGAATAAGTTAAAAGAAGCCAGAATTGAAGCTGATAAATTGCCTTCAGTAGAAATCACCAAG GTTGACCTCCAATGGGTACAAATTCTGAGCGAGGGCTGGGCCACGCCACTAAAGGGCTTCATGCGCGAGAGAGAATATTTACAAGTTCTACACTTTGATACCCTTTTAGACG GAGGAGTAATCAACTTGAGCATTCCTATTGTGCTGCCTGTTTCCACTGAAGACAAGGAACGTCTGAGTGACACAAAAGCTTTTGCTCTAGAATATCAGGGGAGGAAGGTCGCCATCTTAAGAAATCCAGAATTCTATGAGCACAGAAAGGAAGAGAGATGTGCCCGTGTTTGGGGAACAACTTGTGCCCAACACCCTCATGTCAAG ATGGTGCTGGAATGTGGCGATTGGTTGGTCGGCGGAGAACTTGAGGTCCTGGAAAGAATAAGATGGGGTGATGGCTTGGATCAGTATCGCCTTACTCCTCTGGAGCTGAAGCAGAAGGCCAAAGAAATGAATGCAG ATGCCGTATTTGCGTTTCAGTTGCGCAACCCGGTTCACAATGGCCATGCTTTGCTGATGCAGGACACCAGGCGCCACCTGCTGTCCAGGGGCTATAAGTGCCCCATGCTTCTGCTTCACCCATTAGGGGGATGGACCAAGGATGATGATGTACCATTGGACTGGCGCATGAAGCAACATGCCGCAGTGCTTGAGGAGGGGGTTCTGGATCCAAAGTCAACCATTGTTGCCATATTTCCATCTCCAATGCTGTATGCAGGGCCCACTGAG GTCCAGTGGCATTGCAGAGCTCGAATGATTGCAGGGTCCAACTTCTACATCGTCGGCCGCGATCCAGCAGGAATGCCGCATCCCGAAACCAAACAGGATCTGTACGAGCCAACGCACGGAGGGAAGGTACTCAGCATGGCGCCAGGACTGACTTCCGTGGAAATCATCCCGTTCAGAGTGGCTGCTTATAACAAGACGACCAAATCCATGGAGTTTTACGACAGAGAAAG gcaCAATGAATTTGACTTCATCTCTGGAACCCGGATGAGAAAACTTGCACGTGAAGGAGAAAACCCACCTGATGGTTTCATGGCTCCCAAAGCCTGGAAAGTCTTGACCGATTACTACTGTTCTTTGGAAAAGAACCATTGA
- the PAPSS2 gene encoding bifunctional 3'-phosphoadenosine 5'-phosphosulfate synthase 2 isoform X1 codes for MSKTGQVQKSTNVVYQSHHVSRSKRGQVVGTRGGFRGCTVWLTGLSGAGKTTLGFALEEYLVSHAIPCYSLDGDNIRHGLNKNLGFSSEDREENIRRIAEVAKLFADAGLVCITSFISPYMKDREDARKIHEAAGLPFFEIFVDAPLNICESRDVKGLYKKARAGEIKGFTGIDSEYEKPEAPELVLKTNVHGVNECIQQIVELLQEQSIVPSGATKDIHELFVPENKLKEARIEADKLPSVEITKVDLQWVQILSEGWATPLKGFMREREYLQVLHFDTLLDDLKHNSDISMSRYLGGVINLSIPIVLPVSTEDKERLSDTKAFALEYQGRKVAILRNPEFYEHRKEERCARVWGTTCAQHPHVKMVLECGDWLVGGELEVLERIRWGDGLDQYRLTPLELKQKAKEMNADAVFAFQLRNPVHNGHALLMQDTRRHLLSRGYKCPMLLLHPLGGWTKDDDVPLDWRMKQHAAVLEEGVLDPKSTIVAIFPSPMLYAGPTEVQWHCRARMIAGSNFYIVGRDPAGMPHPETKQDLYEPTHGGKVLSMAPGLTSVEIIPFRVAAYNKTTKSMEFYDRERHNEFDFISGTRMRKLAREGENPPDGFMAPKAWKVLTDYYCSLEKNH; via the exons GGTCAGGTACAGAAGTCCACAAATGTGGTTTATCAGTCCCACCATGTCAGCAGAAGTAAAAGAGGACAAGTTGTGGGCACCAGAGGAGGCTTCCGAGGCTGCACGGTTTGGCTTACAG GTTTGTCAGGTGCTGGTAAAACAACCCTCGGTTTTGCTCTTGAAGAATATCTGGTGTCACATGCCATTCCATGCTACTCCCTTGATGGAGATAACATCCGTCATGGGTTGAATAAAAATCTTGGTTTTAGTTCTGAGGACCGAGAGGAGAACATCCGACGTATCGCCGAGGTCGCCAAGCTGTTTGCAGATGCTGGACTTGTCTGCATCACTAGCTTCATCTCACCGTACATGAAG GATCGTGAAGATGCACGTAAGATACATGAAGCTGCAGGACTTCCATTTTTTGAGATCTTCGTAGATGCCCcgttaaatatttgtgaaagcAGAGATGTTAAAGGGCTATACAAAAAAGCCAGGGCTGGTGAAATCAAAG GATTCACAGGAATTGACTCAGAATATGAAAAGCCAGAGGCCCCAGAACTTGTGTTGAAGACCAATGTCCACGGTGTGAATGAATGTATTCAGCAGATAGTGGAGCTCTTACAAGAACAG tctATTGTCCCATCTGGAGCCACAAAGGACATCCATGAATTGTTTGTGCCAGAGAATAAGTTAAAAGAAGCCAGAATTGAAGCTGATAAATTGCCTTCAGTAGAAATCACCAAG GTTGACCTCCAATGGGTACAAATTCTGAGCGAGGGCTGGGCCACGCCACTAAAGGGCTTCATGCGCGAGAGAGAATATTTACAAGTTCTACACTTTGATACCCTTTTAGACG ATTTGAAGCATAACTCTGATATATCAATGTCAAGGTACCTCG GAGGAGTAATCAACTTGAGCATTCCTATTGTGCTGCCTGTTTCCACTGAAGACAAGGAACGTCTGAGTGACACAAAAGCTTTTGCTCTAGAATATCAGGGGAGGAAGGTCGCCATCTTAAGAAATCCAGAATTCTATGAGCACAGAAAGGAAGAGAGATGTGCCCGTGTTTGGGGAACAACTTGTGCCCAACACCCTCATGTCAAG ATGGTGCTGGAATGTGGCGATTGGTTGGTCGGCGGAGAACTTGAGGTCCTGGAAAGAATAAGATGGGGTGATGGCTTGGATCAGTATCGCCTTACTCCTCTGGAGCTGAAGCAGAAGGCCAAAGAAATGAATGCAG ATGCCGTATTTGCGTTTCAGTTGCGCAACCCGGTTCACAATGGCCATGCTTTGCTGATGCAGGACACCAGGCGCCACCTGCTGTCCAGGGGCTATAAGTGCCCCATGCTTCTGCTTCACCCATTAGGGGGATGGACCAAGGATGATGATGTACCATTGGACTGGCGCATGAAGCAACATGCCGCAGTGCTTGAGGAGGGGGTTCTGGATCCAAAGTCAACCATTGTTGCCATATTTCCATCTCCAATGCTGTATGCAGGGCCCACTGAG GTCCAGTGGCATTGCAGAGCTCGAATGATTGCAGGGTCCAACTTCTACATCGTCGGCCGCGATCCAGCAGGAATGCCGCATCCCGAAACCAAACAGGATCTGTACGAGCCAACGCACGGAGGGAAGGTACTCAGCATGGCGCCAGGACTGACTTCCGTGGAAATCATCCCGTTCAGAGTGGCTGCTTATAACAAGACGACCAAATCCATGGAGTTTTACGACAGAGAAAG gcaCAATGAATTTGACTTCATCTCTGGAACCCGGATGAGAAAACTTGCACGTGAAGGAGAAAACCCACCTGATGGTTTCATGGCTCCCAAAGCCTGGAAAGTCTTGACCGATTACTACTGTTCTTTGGAAAAGAACCATTGA